The Odocoileus virginianus isolate 20LAN1187 ecotype Illinois chromosome 2, Ovbor_1.2, whole genome shotgun sequence genomic interval ttttgttttttttgggggggggctgtACTAGGTGACATGTAACCAAGCATTGAAACTGTGCccccttgcaatggaagcatggagtcctaaccacgggACCACTAGGAAATTCCCACCAGTTTATTTTGTTCTCCACAATGCATCTGTGTGATAaatattatcattcccattttacagatgtggaaactgaggatTAGAGAGATGAAATGATTTTCTAAAGATCCCACAGCCAAGGAGGCTGGACTCCACCCAGACTTGTCTTCTGTCTGGGGACCAAACTGTCTTCCTGGGGATTAGCTCCTGTTTGGGGTTAGCCTTGCCCAGCCCCGCCTCATTCACTAGAGGTGAAGTGCAGTGGGAAGGGGCACGTTGGTTATTAGTTTTGTCTTTGGAGATGGTGGAGAGAGTTGGAAGTGGGTAGAGAGGGGACAGTACCTGTCTGTTATGAAGCTGTCTGTCCACGTAGATCTGTCCCTCTGTGATGAAGCCCGTCAGGTCTGGGATTGGGTGGGTGATATCTGCAAGGAGAAGCATTGGTGTCAGTATAGATGGTGCTCAGGTCTCCACCCACTCAGGGCCATGTAGGTTCTATGCCCTCACAGGAGTGGGTGACAGGTGGAGGCGAGGAAGGGACAGTGCCTACCCTGCTGGAGGAGCGGAGCTACTGTGCATGTGGGAAGAAGCATCGGTCCTGTCAGTGTCTGGGTGGGACGGGAGGGCAGGGGGCTGCagggggcagtgggcagggaggTGGCTCACCGTCATTGGGCATGGTGAGGATGGGGATCTGAGTGATGGATCCGCCCCGGCCCTCCACGCGGCCCGCCCGCTCGTAGATGGTGGCCAAGTCAGTGTACATGTACCCAGGGAAGCCTCGGCGCCCGGGCACCTCCTCTCTGGCAGCTGAGACCTGCAATACCCGTGGGCCTTGGGGTAAGAGGATGATACAAGGAAGGGGCATGGGGGGTTCAGTGACCACGAGGAATGGAGGGGGGGTGGGCCTGCGTGGGCCAGCTCTGGGCTCATGACTGGGGGGGGCTGAGCCCGACCCCCCTCGCCAGCCAACTCACCTCCCGCAAGGCCTCTGCATAGGAACTCATGTCCGTCAGTATGACCAGCACATGCTTCTCACACTGGTAGGCGAGGAACTCTGCTGTGGTCAGTGCCAGGCGTGGGGTGATGATCCGCTCGATCCTGCAGGTATGGCCAATGGTCAGAGCACCTGGAGGCCAGGCCTCTGCTCCATTTACACCCATGCTGTGTGGAGCACGGAAGCTGGTACAGTGCACagctgcagggggctggggaagaTGAGCTCCAGCCCCTAGCCCCCAGGTCCAGGCCATGGCTCCTGGGAGACTGGGCCCTCAACCACATCCTGCTGTTCAAGGTGGCAACAGggacaggggctggggcaggcaggcagggagctGGGTGAGAGGGCCAGGTGGGGTCCGGAGGGTCTGTCCCCAGGGCAGATGGCGTGTCAGAGCTCAGCAGTGTGCCTCCCCCAGGGCACCTGGGCTGGGTCAGCCAGAAGGCTCCCACTCTCTGTGTCCTCAGGGTTCCTTCCTCTTTGTTCCCCTCACTGTTCCTGACCACACATGCAGGCCATACACTTGCCTGCCTTGCAGCGCCTTCCACCGTGAGCACTCCGGAGCCATTCCTCCTGCTCCAGGCACTCAGACCCTGGGCCCTGTGCTCATGGCACTTTTCTTTAGGACACCATCTGGGCCTCCTGAGCGCTGCTCCCTAGTTTCTGGAGTACCTTCAGCTCCCAGGACAGTTTAttgggtttttgggtttttttcccatcACCTGACCTAAAGagttaaatttccattttctcaactttttttttttctcaacttttaaaacagtttttctaAGCAAATGGTTTAGGGAAACATCTCTTTAGTGGTGACTTTGTGGAAGCAAGTCTAAGATGAGGAACTGTGGCTTGGGGCAGTGGCTGGATGCAGGTTGTAGGGAGGGTGGATGGCTGCAGGCAGTGGTCTGGCTCTCGCTGTCTCCTCATGCACTGTCCCCACCtcttccccagcctcagtttccccatctgcacaaTGAGGGGCTGCTCTCCCAGCTCTGGAGAAGCCTGAGACCTGGGCTCCAGGCCTTGGAAGTGCAGGGCCTGCTGCCTACAGGTAGTGTGGGTGCTCACGTGGGGTCGTTGGCCAAGTTCAGGAAGAGGCAGACGTTGCCCATGGTGCCGTTCTGCTCGAAGTCAGACTTGAAGAACCTGGCTGTCTCCATGTTCACCTGGACACAGAGCAGGGACGGCTGGAGGCGGGGCCAGGCCTCTCCCATCTCTTCCAGTAAAGCCTATTACTGACCAGCTATCAGTCAGTGGGGTCTCATCAGAACCCCAGAGAGAGGTTCAGATGTCAGGCTGAGCTGCCCACTGTCACCCTGCTCCTCACCTGACCCGCTAAGCCTCTTGTTCCTCTGAGGGTCCCtgggttccccatcctgaagccatCTTTTCTCCCCTAATTTCCTCCTCTCCCAGCTGTCCCAGAATCCTCTTGGGGCTGCTGTGGGGAACACACTGCCCAGCCCTCATTCACACTCTTGCCTCTCCCTACAGACACCAGAGGCCAGGTTCTCAATGAGAAGGATAACGCCTCCCCCCTTAGACTGGGTATGCCTGAGGCCAAGGGGCCAAGGGCCTGCCCGCCACCTATAGAACTTGCCATCTGCCCAACCTCTCTTACCCCCATGGCTGCAAAGACAATGGCAAAGTTGTCATCATGATAGTCCAGCACGGCCTTGGACTTCTTCACCAGCCCAGCCTGGCGGCAGATCTGGGCGGCAATctggggacaggaggaaggaTGTCAGAACTGGAGCCTGAGCTGGCGCCTCTGGGCACCCCTGAGGAGTGTGGACAGGGTGATGTTCTGTCCATCCTCTTGCTGAGGCCTTAGGTGGGAAGGACCCAAGGTCACACATGGAAGGGCTGCCCGGGGTCCTACAGCCGCCCCAGCCCAGGGTGCCCTTCATGAAGAGCAGGGTGGAAAAACAGGTCCAAAGGACAACTACCTACCTTGAGTTTGGGGCAACTAGATCCTTCAGAATCCCCTGTCCCCCTCGCCCCATGCTGGGATGTCTCTGGGGCCAGTGGGGTGTGGGGTTACCAGATCCAGGATGAGCATGTGTGTAGGCAGGAGGCAGGGTCACTTAGACCATCCAGTCACTGTGGGCATTTTGAAGGTGAGCTGGGGTGCATCCAGGAGGAGTGGGGATGGGTGGTCAGTGGGGACCATCTAGAAACCTTGTCACACCAGCTGCTCTGGGAAGAACTGGGCTGCTGGCTCTTGGTGGTGGGGGTACGGTAGGAAACTTGCCCAGAGAAGTTTCACACAGTTGGGCTGGCGTGAGGTGGGGTTTGCTCAGTGCAGGCGAGTAAAGACCACTATGAGAACCAGTGGGTAGAGCTGTCTTCTCAGCTGAGCAGGACTTTCCACACTGAGGCTACACGTGGGCTTGCTCGTGAACCAGTGGGGGCCCCACTCACTCAGGAAGGAGGTTTGCAGATCTGTCTGCGGGCACCAGGGGGGCCTGTGCAGCCCTGAGGCCCGGAGCTGCCACATGAGAGCTGCCGGTGACCCCAGCTCCGCTGGCCCCTGCCCGCCCGGCACAGGAGGCGCCCTTGCCGGCCCACGAGCTCTGGGCTCTGCGCTGTCCCTTCCCCTTGGCCATGCCTGCAGGCCCCCATGCGGTCCTCACCTCATTGTGGGGGAGCCCGGCTGCTGAGAAGATGGGGATCTTCTGACCACGGGCAATGCTGTTCATGATGTCGATGGGCGAGATGCCTGTCTCGATCATCTCCTCGGGGTAGATGCGGTCGTGGGGGTTGATGGGCTGGCCTGGGAGAAGGCAGTCACAGGCCCTGCTGGAGGGATCAGGCCCTTCCCCATGtaccacccccagccctgccccagtaGCACTGCGGGACAGAATTTTCTTCGATGATGGAAACGTGCTCTAACTGCGCTGCTCAGAATGCAGGCCTGGCCACCTGTAGCTACTGAGCACATGCAGTGGCATTTTgacatgaaattttatttcatttgaattagtgtgtatttaaataaaaaccacagcCCATTGCTCTGTTGAATGGTGCCATCTAGGCACGTTAGAAGTGGCAGAGGGTCTTGGGGAATTTGCACAATCATGATGGCATTTTATAGGAATGGGACATGAAATGCCGCTGGccctggacagggaggcctttgATGCTGTCATATCTCACCGGATCCGCCTGTTGGTCTGACCAGTCCTGGCGGTGAACCCTGGGCAATGACCCTGCGCAATATCTGAGGCAGAACTTCCAAGCGTGAGGTGACACAGGCTGTGGTGGGTGGGGAAAGGTGGTTGGAAGCTGGGTCTTAAGAGCTGCCCAAAGCCTCACTTACCGTTGATGTCCAGGAAGTCCTCGGCCATGACCACTGGCCCCTTGTCAATGGGTTTGCCTGAGCCATTGAAAACCCGACCTGGGGGTGTGTGAGGGGGGTTGGAGCATGCTCAGGACCAGCCCTGGGGCTCTCACTGCTGCTCACCCTCCaccccatcaccagctcccacatGTCCCTCCTGCCCCAATGTCCCATGTTCCCCCGTCCTCAGCCCTCAGTGACTCCCAGGGAGCTGGCTACAGTGACTGTCTCCCTGGGggccttccctcctctcctggaAACCTTTATAGGCAAGACCTTGGCCGGGACAATGACTCTAATGGGGTGTGTTAGagctggagagaggagagagccaGGGACAGCAGATCTTGGGAGAACACTAGGGGATGACCAGTTCACTCCAGCTTGACCCCAAATGTCCTTGTCCTCTAGTTTACTGAAGCTGCCTTCTTCAAGTAGCGAACACCTGCTGCAAGTCAGGCCCTGAGCGCGGGTTGGGGGTCAAAGAGAATGCACAAGCTCTGAGCTCACAGGGCTCCCGGGGAGGCAGACAGATAGGCAGGCAACGCCAGTGCGGTCTGTTAAGCCCTTGTCAGGGGCGCTGGACTGGACGGACAGACGGGCACTTCACCCTGCCCAACCCTACCCCTCACCCAGCATGTCCTCCGACACTGGGGTCCGCAGGATGTCCCCTGTGAATTCGCAGGTGGTCTTCTGGGCATCGATCCCAGAGGTGCCTTCAAACACCTACAGGATAAAAGGTTAGTTACATTAATAAGGGGTTTGCTGGGGAGAATGGGGCCTCCCATTCTAGGCTCCCTTTGTGTCCAGCTCTGGGCAAGGTGCTTTCAGGAAAAACAGGCCATTTTCTGCCTTTGGAGTCTATGAGAGCATGGAAACTTTGTgggttcattcatttattcaaccagAAACATCTTAGTGACACCACTTACCTGCACAATTGCCTTGGTCCCAGACACCTCGAGCACTTGCCCACTCCTCTGAGTCCCGTTGGGGAGGGTGAAGTTGACAATCTCAGCATACTGGGCAAACTGGTAGGAGGGGAGAGCAGCCCAGAGTGACAGTGAGGCCAGAGGTCTCCTCCCCAGCCTTCCCCAGTCTCAAGCtcctttctcccatcctgtgCCCAGACACTCTTGGAAATGAACTTGAGAGACTGGTTAAGTGGAAAGTTTGAATTCTGTTTGCAAGGCAGTATACTTGGGTGGGTAGGATCACTGACTTTAGAGTTGGAAGACCAGGGTTAGAACTGAAACTCTGACACTtagaagctgtgtgaccttgtagAAGTTACATAATGTCTCTGAACCTtactttcctcatctttaaagtggGAATAATACTAACCCCTATTTCATAGGGCTGCTGTGAGAAGGAATATATACTATATGGTAAGTCATTATCTGGCGCTGGGACTTTGTAACAGCTCGATAAAATGTAGTAGTTATTATGGCTGCTTAGGTCTCCTGACCATTGTTTCTGCCCCTGTGGACTAATGATAAACACACTGGCAAAGTGCCCTCCTTGGCTCCCACGTGTCCCCATCTACCAGTGGCAATCTTTCCCTAGTCACGGGGCTGCGATCAATTCATGTGTAGTCCTCACAGTCTTCAGGAATAAAAAGAATCAGGCAATCACTTCTCTTTCGGTTAAGATCAAGTGAGGTATTCATTCT includes:
- the ATP6V1B1 gene encoding V-type proton ATPase subunit B, kidney isoform, encoding MAAEVDSRPRGLPGGGARLGAAREHVQAVTRNYITHPRVTYRTVCSVNGPLVVLDQVKFAQYAEIVNFTLPNGTQRSGQVLEVSGTKAIVQVFEGTSGIDAQKTTCEFTGDILRTPVSEDMLGRVFNGSGKPIDKGPVVMAEDFLDINGQPINPHDRIYPEEMIETGISPIDIMNSIARGQKIPIFSAAGLPHNEIAAQICRQAGLVKKSKAVLDYHDDNFAIVFAAMGVNMETARFFKSDFEQNGTMGNVCLFLNLANDPTIERIITPRLALTTAEFLAYQCEKHVLVILTDMSSYAEALREVSAAREEVPGRRGFPGYMYTDLATIYERAGRVEGRGGSITQIPILTMPNDDITHPIPDLTGFITEGQIYVDRQLHNRQIYPPINVLPSLSRLMKSAIGEGMTRKDHGDVSNQLYACYAIGKDVQAMKAVVGEEALTSEDLLYLEFLQKFEKSFINQGPYEKRSVFESLDLGWKLLRIFPKEMLKRIPQNIIDEFYSREGAPPDPEPDTAL